The window CGTCATTGAACAGTGTAGTTTTAAATATAATCAGGCCACAGGAAAATGCTATTGAAGTTGCACGACAGTACGGGATTGATTTGAGCCTGGCTGGACTACAGGCGAAGGGGTTCAGTGGATTTTTGAAAGAGCTTCAGGATAAAGTTGGAGGTAATACTGAGGCACTCGTTAAGATTATACCCAACATCGAAGCCTTACGAGCTATCCTGCCGTTGGTTGGAACACAGGCTAATATGTTTGGAGAAGCCCTGGACGCTATCGGAGCGAAATCAAAAGGTGCTATTGACAAAGCTTTCTTAAAACAGATGGACACAACTAAGGAGTCATTTGCTGCTCTTGGAGTTAGTGTTGAAAAGTTTGCGATTGCTATTGGAGACAAGCTTGCACCTGTCATAAGGGTTGTAACAGAGCGTGTAACGGATATGGTTAAATGGTTCAATGACTTGAACGATGGATGGAAAACTGCCATCGGTCTCTCGGTAGCTCTTGGTACTGGACTGGCTGCTATTACTGGTCCTGCACTTCTGCTGATAGGATACCTTCCACGAATAGCGGAAGGTATTGCGATGATAGGTACTTTTATTGCTGCGCACCCGATCGGGCTGGCGATCACTGGGATTGCTGCAGCGATAGGTGCGCTTACTATTGCGTTTTTGTCATATAAAGCAGCCCTAGCCGATGTGACCCCATTTCAGGAATATTCACATAATCTTGCCGTTGTAGATAAAGAGCTAGAAAGATTGAGGGGACGAGTTGAGACCCTAGAAAAACAACCATGGATTTTCGGACCAACGAAGGGCATGATTCAGGAGACACTGGATCGGATTAAAGAACTGGAAGAGAAAAGGCAACAGATCATACGTGACTTTGCCAAGATAGGAGACAAAGAAGAGGAGGATAGGAAGAAGGCAAAAGAGGAAAAAGAGAAGCTGGAAAAGGAGAAAAAGAGAATAGAGGAGCAAGAGGAAAGGAATAGACGAAAGCAATTAAAGTCGCAAGCAGATGATGAGGCAAGAAAGGAACGAGTGAAGCTCAACCGTGAACTAGAGTTGTCTCTTATGAACGAGAAGGAAAAAGCCATTGCCATAATGAATGAAAAGGTTGAGGCGTTCAGGAAGGCTGGTCTGGATGAGACTAAGATTCAGGGATATATTGATCAGGAAAAGCTTGAAATTGAGCAAAAGTATACAGGGTTGACACAAAAAGAGTACGATAAGCTCGTGGAACACTGGAGGCAGGCTAATAAGTACAAGGCAGAACTGGCTGGGAAGGCCCTTGAAGAAGAACTCAGAGAGACTGATAATGCTATTAACCAGCAGGAAGCCATGTATCGTGATTTGTTCTACAAGTCAGGTCAATATGCTAAGGAATATACATACTTTAGAGAGCTTCAAATCGATATTGAAACCGATGACTTGATAGAGTCCCTGACAAAGAATGTTCGAAGCATAGAAGAAGCTAATGAAATCATCTTGCTTATAGAACAGCAAGCGGTAGAAAAGAAGAGACAACTCCATCTAGAAACCAATAAGGCAATGCTTCAGTATTCAAATGATTTTGTTATGGGGTGGAGTATAGGACTGGATGAAATGCTAGCAAAGCAATACACCTGGGGACAGGCGGGCTATGATGTGTTCAAAGCCTTTACGGATGGTGCAAAGACTATGTTCTCCAGTATGTTTATGGACTTTTTCACGAGCGATCTCAAGACGTTTGGGGATTACTGGGAGTCGTTTTGGAACTCTATGCAAAGAAAGTTCTCGGAAATTTTGTCACAGATGCTGGTGGAATGGATGATGAC of the Thermodesulfobacteriota bacterium genome contains:
- a CDS encoding phage tail tape measure protein, encoding MFDAGSLVSKLTLDATEYFKKLGEALSKFEGLGTSIGKEMDKIQKDGQIAADKMASSWNKALKDIEKNSDMFKSIGMKISAIAAAGTAGLTATVMASSKFEASLANVSTLVNTSEVSMAKLKQGIMDLPPELGRATMLSEGLYQALSAGVKPAEAIGFVTAAAKAAKAGLTDAFTAVDAGTTILNAFGMQTSDAGIAFDQMFKTVELGKVTFEGLAVTVGNVAPTFATAKLSTEEMFAAIATLTAGGIDAARATTSLNSVVLNIIRPQENAIEVARQYGIDLSLAGLQAKGFSGFLKELQDKVGGNTEALVKIIPNIEALRAILPLVGTQANMFGEALDAIGAKSKGAIDKAFLKQMDTTKESFAALGVSVEKFAIAIGDKLAPVIRVVTERVTDMVKWFNDLNDGWKTAIGLSVALGTGLAAITGPALLLIGYLPRIAEGIAMIGTFIAAHPIGLAITGIAAAIGALTIAFLSYKAALADVTPFQEYSHNLAVVDKELERLRGRVETLEKQPWIFGPTKGMIQETLDRIKELEEKRQQIIRDFAKIGDKEEEDRKKAKEEKEKLEKEKKRIEEQEERNRRKQLKSQADDEARKERVKLNRELELSLMNEKEKAIAIMNEKVEAFRKAGLDETKIQGYIDQEKLEIEQKYTGLTQKEYDKLVEHWRQANKYKAELAGKALEEELRETDNAINQQEAMYRDLFYKSGQYAKEYTYFRELQIDIETDDLIESLTKNVRSIEEANEIILLIEQQAVEKKRQLHLETNKAMLQYSNDFVMGWSIGLDEMLAKQYTWGQAGYDVFKAFTDGAKTMFSSMFMDFFTSDLKTFGDYWESFWNSMQRKFSEILSQMLVEWMMTQGRMQYATGGGYTQTGAGGQVVQTSYGMLSGAALAGIPAGSEVAFVPLSELSQAEITAAVQQGANITTTSEGVQGLAVTKVAEAGFWQYAGTAGISYMGSNLVASLLGTEKGSAEDLATRALSGAATGAAWGTWVMPGVGTGIGAIIGGITGLLGGLFHEGGIIKAHGGLKIGSAISDMMSSVFKPREKLVLTEVGEGILPVPVMDRLGDIGFESLRSGNFEIKSERSSVSGTGNHFYIDKLVAIEGDYHVFDDRFIENLTRKVRTELQNLAELRH